One Cellulomonas sp. NS3 genomic region harbors:
- the uca gene encoding urea carboxylase, which translates to MTFDTLLVANRGEIAVRILRTARELGLRTVAVYSEADAGAAHTHLADEAVLLGPAPAAHSYLRADRIVEAALATGAGAIHPGYGFLSENAGFARAAEDAGIAFVGPRPEHLELFGSKHTARDAARAVGVPMLAGTGLLATLDEALAAAETIGWPVMLKATAGGGGIGMRACHGPDELAGAWEAVRRVAGASFGTAGVFLERLITAARHVEVQAFGDGLGTVVTLGDRDCSLQRRNQKVCEEAPAPALPDHVRSTIATAARDLCASVAYRSAGTVEYVYDAEREEVAFLEVNTRLQVEHPVTEAVYGVDLVAWMLRLAQGDTSVVETPLVARGHAVEARVYAENPDHDHLPSAGTVTCVRTPPGVRVDTWVEAGSEVSTHYDPLLAKVVVAGGDRASAWAALGDALAETRVEGVATNVGLLRSIARDGDMLAATHTTATLAHVRDESPRVEVLRAGMLTTVQDWPGRTGYWHVGIPPSGPMDDLSFRLGNRALGNPEGAPGLECTMTGPSLRFATPATVLVAGAPTPVTLDGEPVPQWEPVEVPAGGVLDVGTASAGMRAYVLVSGGLDVPHVLGSAATFDLGEIGGATGRPLRPGDLLALRTADAAAPAPAGVPQDGRPAFGDTWRIGALEGPHAAPEFFTPEDVTEFYAARWSVHFNSARTGVRLVGPKPTWARPDGGEAGLHPSNIHDTPYAVGAVDYTGDVPILLGPDGPSLGGFTCPATVAVGQLWKLGQLRPGDTVEFVPVDEPQAEALRQAPLTLPVPSRPAHHDGGVLGRLDASTDRPAVTYRRSGDDNLLIEYGPMQLDLATRLRVHALAERIAADGRAGVVDLTPGIRSLQVHLDPDVLPLRTMLDLVQEAEDGLPPTSDLVVPSRTVHLPLSWDDPATREATERYMAGVRDDAPWCPWNIEFIRRINGLGSVDDVHRTVFDAEYLVLGLGDVYLGAPVATPLDPRHRLVTTKYNPARTWTPQNAVGIGGAYLCIYGMEGPGGYQFVGRTVQVWDTHRQRGPFEPGTPWLLRFFDRIRWFPVEADELLDMRADMAAGRLDVRIDEDEFVLADHERFLRDEAGSIAEFQARQSAAFADERAAWEAAGEFDPRPEPALAVAPPAAALPAGCASVDAPFVGTVFRVDVTPGDRVEAGQVLLALEAMKMEAPVTALTAGVVVDVAVAPGDQVGPGQALVVVREEVAA; encoded by the coding sequence ATGACGTTCGACACGCTGCTCGTCGCGAACCGCGGCGAGATCGCCGTCCGCATCCTGCGCACCGCGCGCGAGCTCGGCCTGCGCACGGTCGCGGTGTACTCCGAGGCCGACGCGGGCGCGGCGCACACGCACCTCGCCGACGAGGCGGTGCTGCTCGGGCCGGCGCCGGCCGCGCACAGCTACCTGCGCGCCGACCGGATCGTCGAGGCCGCCCTCGCGACCGGCGCGGGCGCGATCCACCCCGGCTACGGCTTCCTCTCGGAGAACGCGGGCTTCGCGCGCGCCGCCGAGGACGCCGGGATCGCGTTCGTGGGCCCCCGCCCCGAGCACCTGGAGCTCTTCGGGTCGAAGCACACCGCGCGCGACGCGGCCCGCGCGGTCGGCGTCCCGATGCTCGCGGGGACGGGCCTGCTCGCGACGCTCGACGAGGCGCTCGCCGCCGCGGAGACGATCGGGTGGCCGGTCATGCTCAAGGCGACGGCGGGCGGCGGCGGGATCGGCATGCGCGCGTGCCACGGGCCCGACGAGCTGGCGGGCGCCTGGGAGGCGGTGCGTCGCGTCGCGGGTGCGAGCTTCGGGACCGCCGGGGTCTTCCTCGAGCGGCTCATCACCGCGGCCCGGCACGTCGAGGTGCAGGCGTTCGGCGACGGGCTGGGCACGGTCGTGACGCTCGGCGACCGGGACTGCTCCCTGCAGCGCCGCAACCAGAAGGTCTGCGAGGAGGCACCCGCCCCGGCGCTGCCGGACCACGTCCGCAGCACGATCGCCACGGCGGCACGGGACCTGTGCGCGTCGGTCGCGTACCGCTCGGCCGGCACGGTCGAGTACGTGTACGACGCCGAGCGCGAGGAGGTCGCGTTCCTCGAGGTCAACACCCGCCTCCAGGTCGAGCACCCGGTCACCGAGGCGGTCTACGGGGTCGACCTCGTCGCGTGGATGCTCCGGCTCGCGCAGGGCGACACGTCCGTGGTCGAGACCCCGCTCGTCGCGCGCGGGCACGCCGTCGAGGCGCGGGTCTACGCCGAGAACCCCGACCACGACCACCTGCCCAGCGCCGGGACGGTGACGTGCGTGCGGACGCCACCGGGCGTGCGGGTCGACACGTGGGTCGAGGCCGGCAGCGAGGTCAGCACGCACTACGACCCCCTGCTCGCCAAGGTCGTCGTCGCGGGCGGGGACCGGGCGTCCGCGTGGGCCGCGCTCGGCGACGCGCTCGCGGAGACCCGGGTCGAGGGGGTCGCCACGAACGTCGGGCTGCTGCGCTCGATCGCGCGCGACGGCGACATGCTCGCCGCGACGCACACGACCGCGACGCTCGCGCACGTGCGCGACGAGTCACCGCGGGTCGAGGTGCTGCGCGCCGGGATGCTCACGACCGTGCAGGACTGGCCGGGGCGCACCGGGTACTGGCACGTCGGCATCCCGCCGTCGGGCCCGATGGACGACCTGTCCTTCCGGCTCGGCAACCGTGCGCTCGGCAACCCCGAGGGTGCGCCGGGGCTCGAGTGCACGATGACGGGCCCGTCGCTGCGGTTCGCGACCCCGGCGACGGTGCTCGTGGCGGGCGCACCGACGCCCGTGACGCTGGACGGCGAGCCCGTCCCGCAGTGGGAGCCCGTCGAGGTCCCCGCAGGCGGCGTGCTCGACGTGGGCACCGCGAGCGCCGGCATGCGGGCGTACGTGCTCGTCAGCGGCGGGCTCGACGTCCCGCACGTGCTCGGCTCGGCGGCCACGTTCGACCTCGGGGAGATCGGGGGCGCGACGGGCCGACCGCTGCGGCCCGGCGACCTGCTCGCCCTCCGGACCGCGGACGCCGCGGCGCCCGCACCCGCCGGCGTCCCGCAAGACGGGCGCCCGGCGTTCGGCGACACGTGGCGGATAGGCGCGCTCGAGGGCCCGCACGCGGCGCCGGAGTTCTTCACGCCCGAGGACGTGACGGAGTTCTACGCCGCGCGCTGGTCGGTGCACTTCAACTCGGCGCGCACCGGGGTCCGTCTCGTCGGCCCCAAGCCGACATGGGCTCGGCCCGACGGCGGCGAGGCGGGGCTGCACCCGTCGAACATCCACGACACCCCGTACGCGGTCGGCGCGGTCGACTACACGGGCGACGTCCCGATCCTGCTGGGCCCCGACGGCCCGAGCCTCGGCGGCTTCACGTGCCCCGCGACGGTCGCCGTCGGTCAGCTCTGGAAGCTCGGGCAGCTCCGGCCCGGCGACACCGTGGAGTTCGTGCCCGTCGACGAGCCGCAGGCCGAGGCCCTGCGGCAGGCGCCGCTGACGCTGCCGGTGCCGTCCCGCCCCGCGCACCACGACGGCGGCGTGCTCGGGCGGCTCGACGCGTCGACCGACCGCCCGGCGGTGACGTACCGGCGCTCGGGCGACGACAACCTGCTCATCGAGTACGGCCCGATGCAGCTCGACCTCGCGACGCGCCTGCGGGTGCACGCGCTCGCCGAGCGCATCGCCGCCGACGGCCGCGCGGGCGTCGTCGACCTCACGCCCGGGATCCGCTCGCTCCAGGTCCACCTCGACCCCGACGTGCTGCCGCTGCGCACGATGCTCGACCTCGTGCAGGAGGCCGAGGACGGGCTGCCCCCGACGAGCGACCTCGTCGTGCCGTCCCGCACCGTGCACCTCCCGCTCAGCTGGGACGACCCGGCGACCCGCGAGGCGACCGAGCGCTACATGGCGGGCGTGCGCGACGACGCCCCGTGGTGCCCGTGGAACATCGAGTTCATCCGCCGGATCAACGGCCTGGGCTCGGTCGACGACGTGCACCGCACCGTGTTCGACGCGGAGTACCTCGTGCTCGGGCTCGGCGACGTCTACCTCGGCGCGCCCGTCGCGACACCGCTCGACCCGCGGCACCGGCTCGTCACCACGAAGTACAACCCGGCGCGGACCTGGACCCCGCAGAACGCCGTGGGGATCGGCGGCGCCTACCTGTGCATCTACGGCATGGAGGGGCCGGGCGGCTACCAGTTCGTCGGGCGCACCGTGCAGGTCTGGGACACGCACCGCCAGCGCGGGCCGTTCGAGCCCGGCACGCCGTGGCTGCTGCGCTTCTTCGACCGGATCCGGTGGTTCCCGGTCGAGGCCGACGAGCTGCTCGACATGCGCGCCGACATGGCCGCCGGGCGGCTCGACGTGCGGATCGACGAGGACGAGTTCGTGCTCGCGGACCACGAGCGCTTCCTGCGGGACGAGGCCGGCTCGATCGCGGAGTTCCAGGCGCGGCAGTCGGCGGCGTTCGCGGACGAGCGAGCCGCGTGGGAGGCCGCCGGGGAGTTCGACCCGCGGCCCGAGCCGGCGCTCGCCGTCGCCCCGCCCGCGGCCGCGCTGCCGGCCGGGTGCGCGAGCGTCGACGCGCCGTTCGTCGGCACGGTGTTCCGGGTCGACGTCACGCCGGGCGACCGCGTCGAGGCCGGCCAGGTGCTGCTCGCGCTCGAGGCCATGAAGATGGAGGCCCCCGTCACGGCGCTCACCGCGGGGGTCGTCGTCGACGTCGCCGTGGCCCCCGGCGACCAGGTCGGCCCGGGCCAGGCGCTCGTGGTCGTCCGCGAGGAGGTGGCGGCCTGA
- a CDS encoding amino acid ABC transporter substrate-binding protein, which produces MPMNALIRTAAVATTLALSLAACSAAEPEAGSGSSPATGGGDDSLQRVLDSGTLTVGTEGTYRPFSFHEGGSGELTGFDVEVARAVGEELGVEVEFEETQWDAIFAGLEAGRFDVIANQVSITPDREESYTFSTPYTVSTGVIVVPEGDTEITSFADLAGKRTAQSLTSNWHELAEESGATIEAVEGWAQAAALVQQGRVDATINDKLTFLDAQQEGGADGLEIAVETEESSQSAFALPKGADALKQRIDEALAALAEDGTLAEISETYFGEDVTR; this is translated from the coding sequence ATGCCCATGAACGCCCTGATCCGCACCGCCGCAGTCGCCACCACGCTCGCCCTCTCCCTCGCCGCGTGCTCGGCCGCGGAGCCGGAGGCCGGCTCCGGGTCGAGCCCCGCGACCGGCGGCGGCGACGACTCGCTGCAGCGGGTCCTCGACTCCGGGACGCTCACCGTCGGCACCGAGGGCACCTACCGGCCCTTCTCGTTCCACGAGGGCGGCTCGGGCGAGCTCACCGGGTTCGACGTCGAGGTCGCCCGCGCCGTCGGCGAGGAGCTCGGCGTCGAGGTCGAGTTCGAGGAGACGCAGTGGGACGCGATCTTCGCGGGCCTCGAGGCGGGGCGGTTCGACGTCATCGCGAACCAGGTCTCCATCACCCCCGACCGCGAGGAGTCCTACACCTTCTCGACGCCGTACACGGTCTCGACGGGCGTGATCGTGGTGCCCGAGGGCGACACCGAGATCACCTCGTTCGCGGACCTCGCGGGCAAGCGGACCGCGCAGTCGCTCACGAGCAACTGGCACGAGCTCGCGGAGGAGTCGGGCGCGACGATCGAGGCCGTCGAGGGGTGGGCGCAGGCCGCCGCCCTCGTCCAGCAGGGCCGGGTCGACGCGACGATCAACGACAAGCTCACGTTCCTCGACGCCCAGCAGGAGGGCGGGGCCGACGGCCTCGAGATCGCGGTCGAGACCGAGGAGTCCTCGCAGAGCGCGTTCGCGCTCCCCAAGGGCGCCGACGCGCTCAAGCAGCGCATCGACGAGGCGCTCGCCGCGCTCGCGGAGGACGGGACGCTCGCCGAGATCTCCGAGACGTACTTCGGCGAGGACGTGACGCGCTGA
- a CDS encoding amino acid ABC transporter permease, with the protein MNETWELFASSLWPIASGAITGTIPLAIVSFVIGLALALVLALMRLSRHAWAAGTARAYISLVRGTPLLVQLFLVFYGLPSVGVVIDPWPSAIAAFSINVGGYAAEVIRAAILSVPKGQWEAAYMIGMSRRLALRRIILPQAARVSVPPLSNTFISLVKDTSLASVILVTELFRNAQEIAAFSGEFMLVYLEAALVYWVICLALSAGQTRIETRLDRYVAH; encoded by the coding sequence GTGAACGAGACGTGGGAGCTGTTCGCGTCGTCGCTGTGGCCCATCGCGTCCGGGGCGATCACCGGCACGATCCCGCTCGCGATCGTGTCGTTCGTGATCGGGCTCGCGCTCGCGCTGGTCCTGGCCCTCATGCGGCTGTCCCGGCACGCCTGGGCCGCCGGGACCGCCCGCGCGTACATCTCCCTGGTCCGCGGGACCCCGCTGCTCGTCCAGCTCTTCCTCGTCTTCTACGGGCTGCCGTCGGTCGGCGTCGTGATCGACCCGTGGCCCAGCGCGATCGCCGCGTTCTCGATCAACGTGGGTGGCTACGCGGCCGAGGTCATCCGCGCCGCCATCCTCTCCGTGCCCAAGGGGCAGTGGGAGGCGGCGTACATGATCGGCATGTCGCGACGGCTCGCGCTGCGCCGGATCATCCTGCCGCAGGCCGCGCGCGTGTCCGTGCCGCCGCTCTCGAACACGTTCATCAGCCTGGTCAAGGACACCTCGCTCGCGTCGGTCATCCTCGTGACCGAGCTGTTCCGCAACGCGCAGGAGATCGCGGCGTTCAGCGGGGAGTTCATGCTCGTGTACCTCGAGGCGGCGCTCGTGTACTGGGTCATCTGCCTCGCCCTGTCCGCAGGGCAGACGCGGATCGAGACGCGATTGGACCGCTATGTCGCCCACTGA
- a CDS encoding amino acid ABC transporter ATP-binding protein has product MSPTDGATAAASSGVGEPLLTVRGLRKSFGDNPVLRSVDLTVERGRVLALIGPSGSGKTTALRCLNGLETADAGTITVGDDVRLDFASAPSPRSLATLRDCSAMVFQHYNLFPHKTVLENVLEGPVVVQRRPVADVTREALGLLERVGLAEKRDAYPFELSGGQQQRVGIVRALALRPRLLLFDEPTSALDPELVGDVLGLIKELALEGWTMVIVTHELQFAREVAHEVAFVDGGTIVEHGDPAQVLRAPQHERTQQFLRRLLHPF; this is encoded by the coding sequence ATGTCGCCCACTGACGGCGCCACCGCCGCCGCCTCGTCCGGGGTCGGCGAGCCGCTGCTGACCGTGCGCGGCCTGCGCAAGAGCTTCGGGGACAACCCGGTGCTCCGGTCGGTCGACCTCACCGTCGAGCGCGGACGCGTGCTCGCGCTCATCGGCCCGTCGGGCTCGGGCAAGACGACCGCGCTGCGCTGCCTCAACGGCCTCGAGACCGCCGACGCCGGCACCATCACCGTGGGCGACGACGTCCGGCTCGACTTCGCCAGCGCACCCTCGCCGCGGTCGCTCGCGACGCTGCGTGACTGCTCGGCGATGGTGTTCCAGCACTACAACCTCTTCCCGCACAAGACGGTCCTCGAGAACGTGCTCGAGGGGCCGGTCGTCGTGCAGCGGCGCCCGGTCGCCGACGTGACCCGCGAGGCGCTCGGGCTGCTCGAGCGGGTCGGGCTCGCCGAGAAGCGCGACGCCTACCCGTTCGAGCTCTCGGGCGGGCAGCAGCAGCGCGTGGGCATCGTCCGCGCGCTGGCCCTGCGCCCGCGCCTCCTGCTGTTCGACGAGCCGACGTCCGCGCTCGACCCGGAGCTCGTCGGCGACGTGCTCGGGCTCATCAAGGAGCTCGCGCTCGAGGGCTGGACCATGGTCATCGTCACGCACGAGCTCCAGTTCGCCCGCGAGGTCGCGCACGAGGTCGCGTTCGTCGACGGCGGCACGATCGTCGAGCACGGCGACCCGGCGCAGGTGCTGCGGGCGCCGCAGCACGAGCGCACGCAGCAGTTCCTGCGCCGGCTGCTGCACCCGTTCTGA
- a CDS encoding SpoIIE family protein phosphatase, which translates to MVSPGARADDGHEVVPDPALLLGELAIEAAGIGTYDWDLRTGRIRWDARMLELFGHDESSFDHTFQSFQARVHPHDLATVESLLDEAIAACSDFEMQYRVVLDDGDTRWVVARGRVLPGPDGTAVRVLGAGYDATARHDGEARVARILEAIPTAFFSVGLDWRFTYVNAEAERLLGRTRDELLGGDLWELFPAAVGSDFERSYRGAVTTGEAVVFDAYYPAPLDAWYEVRAWPGPDGLAVYFLDITARRRAQATAENAVVRAALTASVTSSLAETLDAEEAVARLAQLVVPALGDWCVVTLVEDDESRGPRRRLRDVGSWHVDPQARALAARYSEVRLSALADSSFLLRALATGEVVDVPHGATEAVRGVLAAGEAHDLVGRLAPESATILPLRGRGRTVGAVTLFNGAARGQIGAEDLATAVEVAGRAGLALDNARLYRRQRQVAEELQRSLLTAPPEPDHVQIVVRYEPAAEAAKVGGDWYDAFLQPDGATVLVIGDIVGHDITAAASMGQVRSILRGIAVATGAGPGELVTKVDRALRTLQVETLATAVVARIEQTDDERARGVTHLRWSNAGHPPPMVVNPDGTVLALSGLGPDMLLGVQPDSRRTESEVALDRGSTVLLYTDGLVERRDRGLKEGMTLLRDTLEEVAALGLGLDELCDEVMHRMLPSRPGDDVALVAVRLHRQDRPRPAEAGPNVVPPDVPDTPEITPQPG; encoded by the coding sequence ATGGTCAGCCCGGGTGCGCGTGCGGACGACGGGCACGAGGTGGTCCCCGACCCGGCGCTCCTGCTCGGCGAGCTCGCGATCGAGGCGGCCGGCATCGGGACCTACGACTGGGACCTGCGCACGGGCCGGATCCGGTGGGACGCCCGGATGCTCGAGCTCTTCGGCCACGACGAGAGCTCGTTCGACCACACGTTCCAGAGCTTCCAGGCGCGCGTGCACCCGCACGACCTGGCCACCGTCGAGAGCCTGCTCGACGAGGCGATCGCGGCGTGCAGCGACTTCGAGATGCAGTACCGGGTCGTGCTCGACGACGGGGACACGCGCTGGGTCGTCGCCCGCGGGCGGGTCCTGCCGGGCCCCGACGGGACCGCCGTGCGCGTGCTCGGCGCCGGCTACGACGCCACGGCGCGTCACGACGGCGAGGCGCGCGTCGCGCGCATCCTCGAGGCCATCCCGACGGCGTTCTTCTCCGTGGGGCTCGACTGGCGCTTCACCTACGTCAACGCCGAGGCCGAGCGCCTCCTCGGGCGCACACGCGACGAGCTGCTCGGCGGCGACCTCTGGGAGCTGTTCCCGGCGGCCGTCGGGTCGGACTTCGAGCGCAGCTACCGAGGGGCCGTCACGACCGGCGAGGCCGTGGTGTTCGACGCGTACTACCCCGCGCCGCTCGACGCCTGGTACGAGGTGCGGGCGTGGCCGGGGCCCGACGGGCTGGCCGTCTACTTCCTCGACATCACCGCGCGCCGGCGCGCGCAGGCGACCGCCGAGAACGCGGTCGTCCGGGCGGCGCTCACCGCGTCGGTCACGTCGAGCCTCGCCGAGACCCTCGACGCCGAGGAGGCCGTCGCACGGCTCGCCCAGCTCGTCGTGCCCGCCCTCGGGGACTGGTGCGTCGTGACGCTCGTCGAGGACGACGAGTCGCGCGGACCGCGCCGGCGCCTGCGCGACGTCGGGTCGTGGCACGTCGACCCGCAGGCCCGGGCGCTCGCGGCGCGGTACTCCGAGGTGCGGCTCTCGGCGCTCGCGGACTCCTCCTTCCTCCTGCGGGCGCTGGCCACCGGCGAGGTCGTCGACGTCCCGCACGGGGCGACGGAGGCCGTGCGCGGGGTGCTGGCAGCCGGGGAGGCCCACGACCTCGTCGGGCGGCTCGCGCCGGAGAGCGCCACGATCCTGCCGCTGCGCGGGCGCGGGCGGACGGTGGGGGCGGTCACCCTCTTCAACGGTGCCGCCCGCGGGCAGATCGGCGCCGAGGACCTGGCGACGGCCGTCGAGGTCGCGGGCCGGGCCGGGCTCGCGCTCGACAACGCGCGGCTCTACCGCCGTCAGCGACAGGTCGCGGAGGAGCTCCAGCGCTCGCTGCTCACGGCGCCGCCCGAGCCGGACCACGTGCAGATCGTCGTGCGCTACGAGCCCGCTGCGGAGGCCGCGAAGGTCGGCGGCGACTGGTACGACGCGTTCCTGCAGCCGGACGGCGCGACGGTCCTCGTGATCGGCGACATCGTCGGGCACGACATCACCGCCGCCGCGTCCATGGGCCAGGTCCGCTCGATCCTGCGCGGCATCGCGGTCGCGACGGGCGCGGGTCCGGGCGAGCTCGTCACGAAGGTGGACCGGGCGCTGCGCACGCTCCAGGTCGAGACGCTCGCGACCGCGGTGGTCGCGCGCATCGAGCAGACCGACGACGAGCGCGCCCGCGGCGTCACGCACCTGCGCTGGTCGAACGCGGGGCACCCGCCGCCGATGGTCGTCAACCCCGACGGGACCGTCCTCGCGCTCTCCGGCCTCGGTCCCGACATGCTCCTGGGCGTGCAGCCGGACTCCCGGCGCACGGAGTCGGAGGTCGCGCTCGACCGCGGCTCGACCGTCCTGCTCTACACCGACGGGCTCGTCGAACGGCGGGACCGGGGGCTCAAGGAGGGCATGACGCTCCTGCGCGACACGCTCGAGGAGGTCGCGGCGCTCGGGCTCGGCCTCGACGAGCTGTGCGACGAGGTCATGCACCGCATGCTGCCCTCACGACCCGGGGACGACGTCGCGCTCGTGGCGGTCCGGCTGCACCGCCAGGACCGGCCGCGGCCGGCGGAGGCCGGCCCCAACGTGGTGCCGCCCGACGTCCCCGACACCCCCGAGATCACGCCGCAGCCGGGCTGA
- a CDS encoding helix-turn-helix domain-containing protein yields MSTIEATRTLITPLAEPLTRRERVVLAELSEDVTLEEIAARLWVSRNTVKSQVRSAYRKIGVSTRAEAVAWARAAGLS; encoded by the coding sequence ATGAGCACGATCGAGGCCACGCGCACCCTGATCACCCCCCTCGCCGAGCCGCTGACCCGGCGCGAGCGCGTCGTCCTGGCCGAGCTCTCGGAGGACGTCACGCTCGAGGAGATCGCGGCCCGGCTGTGGGTCTCGCGCAACACCGTGAAGTCCCAGGTGCGCAGCGCGTACCGCAAGATCGGCGTCTCGACGCGTGCCGAGGCCGTCGCCTGGGCGCGGGCGGCCGGCCTCAGCTGA
- a CDS encoding esterase-like activity of phytase family protein encodes MRRRAALPLLAVPLSLTLAATLLAPAAAATASTTAAPADESSTATSSSGAADAGRGDRRTTTTPTLVARATLSADTLTEGPPSGALATPANGRQGPFPGQVVPGFSGMVDAGDGTFWALPDNGFGTKANSADFLLRVYRVTPQWQTADGGPGALELGEHLSLSDPDHHVDFPIVNDATPERLLTGADFDVESIVRAPDGTFWIGEEFGPFVLHVDADGALLAPPVPLPDAKSPQNPYLTPGETPRLRASNGFEALAGSPDGKYLYPITEGAFVDDPDQRRRTVYQLDTRTGEYTGRTWAYQTDRAANVVGDAFMTSRHELLVVERDNFDGPASVTKRVYGIDLRHRERDGYLEKTLVLDALKIANPDGIGAGDGYGTGDPFAFPVQSFETVVRLADGRLLIANDNNYPGNAARVPGTPDDTEVALVELRKTRAERPGEITVVGHRGASGYRPEHTLAAYETAILQCADYIEPDLVSTKDGVLVARHENEIGGTTDVATRAEFADRRVTKTIDGVALTGWFTEDFTLAELRTLRAKERIPATRPANTAFDGLYEIPTLDEVLDLARRSVTCDGQQVGVYPETKHPTYFDSIGLSLEEPLVAELKAARLDGRKAPVIVQSFETGNLRDLDRMTGVRLAQLVSCSGAPYDLVAAGDPRTYADLVTRAGLRDVARYADGVGLCKDVMIPRAADGTLGEPTRVIADAHRAHLVVHGWTFRAENQFLPADLRSSADPNAYGDLAGEIRAFVDAGMDGLFSDHPDLAVAAVG; translated from the coding sequence ATGAGACGCAGAGCAGCCCTCCCTCTCCTCGCCGTGCCCCTGTCCCTCACGCTCGCGGCGACCCTGCTCGCCCCTGCGGCGGCCGCGACCGCGAGCACCACGGCGGCGCCCGCGGACGAGTCGTCCACCGCGACCTCGTCCAGCGGGGCGGCGGACGCCGGACGCGGCGACCGCCGCACGACCACGACCCCGACGCTCGTCGCGCGCGCGACGCTCTCGGCCGACACGCTCACCGAGGGGCCGCCCTCCGGGGCGCTCGCGACCCCCGCGAACGGTCGCCAGGGCCCGTTCCCGGGACAGGTCGTCCCCGGCTTCTCGGGGATGGTCGACGCCGGCGACGGCACCTTCTGGGCGCTGCCCGACAACGGCTTCGGCACCAAGGCGAACTCCGCCGACTTCCTGCTCCGCGTCTACCGCGTCACGCCGCAGTGGCAGACCGCCGACGGCGGCCCGGGCGCGCTCGAGCTCGGCGAGCACCTCTCGCTGAGCGACCCCGACCACCACGTCGACTTCCCGATCGTCAACGACGCGACTCCCGAGCGGCTGCTCACGGGGGCCGACTTCGACGTCGAGTCCATCGTGCGGGCCCCCGACGGGACGTTCTGGATCGGCGAGGAGTTCGGCCCGTTCGTGCTGCACGTCGACGCCGACGGTGCGCTGCTCGCCCCGCCCGTCCCGCTGCCGGACGCGAAGTCGCCGCAGAACCCGTACCTGACGCCGGGCGAGACCCCCCGGCTCCGCGCGAGCAACGGCTTCGAGGCGCTCGCCGGCTCGCCCGACGGGAAGTACCTCTACCCGATCACCGAGGGCGCGTTCGTCGACGACCCCGACCAGCGCCGCCGGACGGTCTACCAGCTCGACACCCGGACGGGGGAGTACACGGGCCGCACGTGGGCGTACCAGACGGACCGCGCCGCGAACGTCGTCGGCGACGCGTTCATGACCAGCCGGCACGAGCTGCTGGTCGTCGAGCGGGACAACTTCGACGGGCCCGCGTCGGTCACGAAGCGCGTGTACGGGATCGACCTGCGGCACCGCGAGCGCGACGGCTACCTCGAGAAGACCCTCGTGCTCGACGCGCTGAAGATCGCGAACCCCGACGGCATCGGCGCCGGCGACGGCTACGGCACGGGCGACCCGTTCGCGTTCCCGGTGCAGTCGTTCGAGACGGTCGTGCGCCTCGCGGACGGGCGGCTCCTGATCGCCAACGACAACAACTACCCGGGCAACGCCGCGCGCGTGCCGGGCACGCCGGACGACACCGAGGTCGCACTCGTCGAGCTGCGGAAGACGCGCGCGGAGCGCCCGGGCGAGATCACCGTCGTCGGGCACCGCGGCGCCTCGGGCTACCGGCCCGAGCACACGCTCGCCGCCTACGAGACCGCGATCCTGCAGTGCGCGGACTACATCGAGCCCGACCTCGTCTCGACCAAGGACGGGGTGCTCGTCGCGCGGCACGAGAACGAGATCGGCGGGACGACCGACGTCGCGACCCGCGCGGAGTTCGCGGACCGTCGCGTCACGAAGACCATCGACGGGGTCGCCCTCACCGGCTGGTTCACCGAGGACTTCACGCTCGCCGAGCTCCGGACGCTGCGCGCCAAGGAGCGCATCCCGGCGACCCGCCCGGCGAACACGGCGTTCGACGGCCTCTACGAGATCCCGACGCTCGACGAGGTCCTCGACCTCGCCCGCCGCTCCGTCACGTGCGACGGCCAGCAGGTCGGCGTCTACCCGGAGACCAAGCACCCGACGTACTTCGACTCGATCGGGCTGTCCCTCGAGGAGCCGCTCGTCGCGGAGCTGAAGGCGGCGCGGCTCGACGGGCGCAAGGCGCCGGTCATCGTGCAGAGCTTCGAGACGGGCAACCTCCGGGACCTCGACCGGATGACCGGCGTGCGGCTCGCGCAGCTCGTGAGCTGCTCCGGAGCGCCGTACGACCTCGTCGCTGCGGGTGACCCCCGCACGTACGCCGACCTCGTGACCCGCGCCGGGCTCCGCGACGTCGCGCGCTACGCGGACGGCGTCGGCCTCTGCAAGGACGTGATGATCCCGCGCGCGGCCGACGGGACCCTCGGTGAGCCGACCCGCGTGATCGCCGACGCGCACCGCGCACACCTCGTGGTGCACGGGTGGACCTTCCGTGCGGAGAACCAGTTCCTGCCCGCGGACCTGCGCAGCAGCGCCGACCCGAACGCGTACGGCGACCTCGCCGGCGAGATCCGGGCGTTCGTCGACGCCGGCATGGACGGTCTCTTCAGCGACCACCCGGACCTCGCGGTCGCCGCGGTCGGCTGA